One Candidatus Neomarinimicrobiota bacterium DNA window includes the following coding sequences:
- a CDS encoding Glu/Leu/Phe/Val dehydrogenase — protein sequence MPNRKAAKEDLNLNNIVLKQFDKAALTLNLPSGLISQIRACNAVYQVQFPVKVGHHYEQFTGWRAEHSQHKKPLKGGIRYSPTVSQDEIMALAALMTYKCAIVNVPFGGSKGGVRIAPWKYKRSVIERVTRRFTAELIKKNFIGPGENVPAPDMGTGPREMAWMADTYDVFNPGGLDNMACVTGKPVEQGGIQGRREATGQGIQYGIKEATNEKSIMKKLGLSLGIEGKKIAVQGFGNVGWNASRFLYQEGAIIVGIGEWDGCISNPAGINPHDVLKHRKATGSIRDFPGAKTIKNPKAVLELKCDILLPAALENQITLSNVKNIKCKILAEGANGPTTPGAEKILLKNGVFIIPDIYLNAGGVTVSYFEWGKNLTHMRYGRMEKRLDEIKAEQLLNMNERYFNKPIDKKTKELIIKGPDEIDLVNSGLEETMRDAFIEIMYVYKRKKSVNDLRTAAFVLAIEKVATTYMQLGIFP from the coding sequence ATGCCGAACCGAAAAGCAGCAAAAGAAGATCTGAACCTTAATAATATCGTATTAAAACAATTCGATAAAGCCGCATTAACTCTCAATTTACCGTCTGGATTGATAAGCCAGATCAGAGCATGTAATGCGGTTTACCAGGTTCAATTTCCTGTAAAAGTCGGGCATCATTATGAACAGTTTACGGGTTGGCGAGCGGAGCACAGTCAGCATAAAAAACCGCTAAAGGGGGGGATTCGTTATAGCCCTACAGTTTCCCAGGATGAGATTATGGCATTGGCGGCGCTAATGACCTATAAATGCGCTATAGTGAATGTACCATTCGGCGGCTCAAAAGGAGGAGTCAGGATAGCTCCGTGGAAATATAAAAGAAGTGTAATTGAAAGGGTGACAAGGAGATTTACGGCTGAACTTATAAAGAAAAATTTTATCGGACCCGGAGAAAATGTACCGGCGCCTGATATGGGAACAGGACCCCGTGAAATGGCATGGATGGCTGACACATACGATGTGTTCAATCCGGGCGGCCTGGATAATATGGCTTGTGTTACCGGTAAACCTGTAGAGCAGGGGGGAATCCAGGGCAGGAGAGAAGCAACAGGTCAGGGTATCCAATATGGAATAAAAGAAGCCACTAATGAAAAAAGCATTATGAAAAAACTTGGCTTATCACTTGGTATTGAGGGAAAGAAAATTGCTGTTCAGGGTTTTGGAAACGTCGGGTGGAACGCATCAAGATTTCTTTATCAAGAAGGGGCAATTATAGTGGGCATTGGAGAGTGGGATGGTTGTATAAGTAATCCCGCTGGAATTAACCCTCATGATGTGTTAAAACATCGGAAGGCAACAGGTTCCATAAGAGATTTTCCGGGCGCCAAGACTATAAAGAATCCGAAAGCGGTGTTAGAGCTCAAGTGTGATATATTGCTGCCTGCGGCATTAGAAAATCAGATAACTCTCTCGAATGTAAAAAATATAAAATGTAAAATATTAGCGGAAGGCGCAAACGGACCTACTACTCCCGGCGCGGAAAAAATCTTGTTGAAAAATGGTGTTTTTATAATTCCGGATATTTATTTGAATGCCGGTGGAGTTACGGTATCGTATTTCGAATGGGGTAAGAACCTGACGCATATGAGATACGGCAGGATGGAAAAAAGATTAGACGAAATAAAAGCAGAGCAGCTTCTTAATATGAACGAACGCTATTTTAATAAGCCTATTGACAAGAAAACAAAAGAATTGATAATTAAAGGACCGGATGAAATTGATCTTGTAAACTCCGGTCTTGAAGAAACTATGCGTGATGCATTTATCGAAATTATGTACGTTTATAAGCGCAAAAAAAGTGTAAACGACCTGCGTACAGCCGCATTCGTGCTTGCCATAGAAAAAGTAGCTACCACATATATGCAGCTTGGAATTTTCCCTTAG
- a CDS encoding GNAT family N-acetyltransferase produces the protein MFKDYEPLTHGFDPSSEVSTSKFIRRIDGGFTIELLRSLGSEDIKPLIHIAQSLVESFGLKLLATKNDILNYFNPPTTYPFIARHEGHPIGFIIGVPLEQFANLDWAKNDQNLGKENTLYTYAYGVMPSYRGKGIAAELKSTYLWWSKDRGYEYITGTVRKGISAEMGGEVTLLSSIENWNETGLTFEYYRRKL, from the coding sequence ATGTTTAAAGACTATGAACCGCTAACTCATGGCTTCGACCCAAGTTCAGAGGTATCAACCTCTAAATTTATAAGGCGAATTGACGGCGGATTTACCATAGAGCTTCTCCGGTCTTTAGGCTCGGAAGATATTAAACCACTTATCCATATCGCTCAGTCGCTTGTTGAAAGCTTCGGTTTGAAGCTTCTGGCAACAAAAAATGATATACTGAACTATTTTAATCCGCCTACCACATATCCGTTTATCGCTCGCCATGAAGGACATCCGATAGGCTTTATTATCGGAGTACCGCTGGAACAATTCGCAAATCTTGATTGGGCGAAAAATGACCAAAATCTCGGCAAGGAAAATACTTTATACACATACGCGTATGGAGTTATGCCATCCTACCGCGGAAAAGGGATAGCCGCCGAGCTGAAAAGTACCTATTTATGGTGGAGCAAAGACCGGGGCTATGAATACATTACCGGGACAGTACGGAAGGGAATTTCCGCCGAGATGGGAGGAGAAGTCACTCTCCTGTCAAGCATTGAAAATTGGAACGAGACCGGGCTTACATTCGAGTATTACCGACGTAAACTCTAA
- the pyrF gene encoding orotidine-5'-phosphate decarboxylase, whose protein sequence is MSFNDKLRSVINTKNSHLCIGLDLNLEHFPKSILSSQDPFIDFNKQIIKYTEDLAAVYKLNLAFYEALGQDCHRVIKETLAMVPDDVLTIADAKRGDIGASSEMYAKAIFDEYGFDAVTVSPYMGFDSLQPFTNYNDKGVFSLVLTSNSGAEDFQYLTDESGKPLYIAVAEKLSAWNKNENIGMVLGATHISELKAALNAAPNLPCLVPGVGKQGGDASGVRDAFRDVGNELFIVNSSRGIIYASDGDDFASEAREAAKTLRDSLI, encoded by the coding sequence ATGAGTTTTAACGATAAATTAAGATCAGTCATCAATACCAAGAATAGTCACCTATGTATTGGACTTGACCTAAATCTTGAACATTTCCCAAAATCCATTCTTTCGTCCCAAGACCCATTTATTGATTTCAATAAGCAGATAATCAAATATACGGAGGATCTTGCTGCTGTTTATAAACTCAATCTCGCTTTTTATGAAGCGTTAGGGCAAGATTGTCACAGGGTAATAAAAGAGACTCTTGCTATGGTTCCTGATGATGTGCTCACTATCGCAGACGCCAAGAGGGGCGATATCGGCGCCAGCTCGGAGATGTACGCAAAAGCCATTTTCGATGAGTACGGATTCGACGCTGTCACCGTCAGCCCATATATGGGATTTGATTCGCTGCAGCCATTCACAAATTACAACGATAAAGGAGTATTCAGTTTAGTGCTGACTTCAAATTCAGGAGCGGAGGATTTTCAATATCTTACTGATGAGAGTGGTAAACCGTTGTATATCGCGGTAGCGGAAAAACTGTCTGCATGGAATAAGAACGAAAACATAGGTATGGTATTGGGCGCAACACATATTTCAGAGCTAAAGGCAGCGCTGAATGCAGCGCCGAATCTTCCCTGTCTGGTACCGGGAGTAGGCAAGCAGGGAGGTGATGCCTCTGGAGTCAGAGATGCATTTCGTGATGTCGGGAATGAACTTTTTATCGTAAATTCATCCCGTGGAATTATCTATGCTTCAGATGGAGATGACTTTGCTTCCGAAGCGAGGGAAGCAGCAAAAACTTTAAGGGATAGTCTAATCTGA